One genomic window of Mucilaginibacter sp. SJ includes the following:
- a CDS encoding metal-dependent transcriptional regulator, translated as MNTLAEENYLKSIYHLSVNDGNASTNQIASSLNTKASSVTDMLKKLADKALINYTPYQGVSLTPSGEKIAIGIIRKHRLWEYFLVEKLNFKWDQVHDLAEEMEHISSEELIDRLDKFMGYPKHDPHGDPIPDCNGRFNTHELKPVSAVTINQSGIISGVRDHSSSFLQYLDKKQLTIGCKIMITDIIEYDHSVVVQTGNKEVHISREVANNLLIAL; from the coding sequence ATGAACACTTTAGCCGAGGAAAACTACTTAAAATCCATCTATCATCTCTCTGTAAATGATGGAAATGCGAGTACAAATCAAATCGCATCCTCGCTAAATACCAAAGCATCTTCGGTTACCGACATGCTTAAAAAACTTGCAGATAAAGCGCTCATCAATTACACCCCTTACCAGGGAGTAAGCCTCACCCCTTCCGGCGAGAAAATAGCGATAGGCATTATCCGCAAACACCGGCTGTGGGAGTACTTTCTGGTAGAGAAACTCAATTTTAAATGGGACCAGGTTCATGACCTTGCCGAAGAGATGGAACATATCTCGTCTGAAGAGTTAATTGACCGCCTTGACAAGTTTATGGGCTACCCCAAACATGACCCGCACGGCGATCCTATACCTGACTGTAACGGCCGCTTTAACACGCACGAGTTAAAACCGGTTTCAGCAGTAACGATTAACCAAAGCGGTATAATTTCAGGCGTCCGCGACCATAGTTCATCCTTTTTACAATACCTCGATAAAAAACAGCTCACTATCGGCTGCAAAATAATGATCACTGATATTATTGAATATGACCATTCGGTAGTGGTACAAACCGGCAATAAAGAAGTGCATATCAGCCGCGAAGTAGCCAATAACTTGCTTATAGCCCTATGA
- a CDS encoding protein-L-isoaspartate(D-aspartate) O-methyltransferase, whose amino-acid sequence MAYKYTDNYREQGARKRLVDVLRKKGIGDEHVLEAIGKVKRHCFFDETFWNQAYRDIAFPIGEGQTISQPYTVAYQTELLHIRRGDKVLEIGTGSGYQTCILLELGATVYTIERQEKLYHRTKYVLPNEMGYNARFFLGDGSVGISEHAPYDKIIVTAGAPTVPDVLLKQLKIGGILVIPVGDEETQKMVTILKVGDNDYEKIVLDTFRFVPLVGDKAW is encoded by the coding sequence ATGGCTTACAAGTATACTGATAATTACCGCGAACAGGGTGCCCGTAAAAGGTTGGTGGATGTTTTGAGAAAGAAGGGAATTGGCGACGAACACGTTTTAGAAGCTATTGGCAAGGTAAAACGTCATTGCTTTTTTGATGAAACTTTCTGGAACCAGGCTTACAGGGATATTGCGTTCCCGATAGGCGAAGGGCAAACCATATCGCAACCTTATACTGTGGCCTATCAAACCGAATTACTGCATATCCGTAGAGGGGATAAAGTACTTGAAATAGGCACAGGCTCCGGGTATCAAACCTGTATCCTGCTTGAATTAGGAGCTACCGTTTATACTATTGAACGCCAGGAAAAGCTCTATCACCGCACCAAATACGTACTGCCAAATGAAATGGGTTACAATGCCCGTTTTTTTCTGGGAGATGGCTCTGTTGGGATATCCGAACACGCACCTTATGATAAGATCATTGTTACCGCCGGGGCACCTACCGTACCCGACGTGCTGTTAAAGCAATTAAAAATAGGCGGTATCCTGGTTATCCCGGTTGGTGATGAGGAAACCCAAAAAATGGTTACAATACTAAAAGTAGGAGACAATGATTACGAAAAGATTGTGCTTGATACCTTTAGGTTTGTGCCTTTGGTAGGGGATAAGGCTTGGTAA
- a CDS encoding competence/damage-inducible protein A, with protein sequence MLAEIITIGDEILIGQIVDTNSAWMATELNKIGIRVKQISSISDDKEHILKALAEAASRVSIIFITGGLGPTKDDITKKTLAEYFGVELIENKEAFANVERIFAKYNRPLLEINKQQALVPANCEVVLNENGTAPGMWFNHNGVIYMSMPGVPFEMMYMMEGQVLPKIKATLKLPVIIHKTLLTVGEGESFLAERIADIENDLPSHIKLAYLPKLGQVRLRLSAFGEDEAALQKEVDAFATRFIERIGAPFVIDQDIPLEKAILNLMESRGLTLSVAESCTGGYLSHLFTQHPGSSQVFLGGAVSYSYELKESILGVKNETLWQHGAVSEETVKEMVEGALLNFKSDLAVAITGVAGPGGGTEDKPVGTVWIAVAGKQKTYLKKYTFGSKRRQNIERSAVMALSMLNTLLIEIKK encoded by the coding sequence ATGCTGGCAGAAATAATTACCATCGGCGACGAAATACTTATCGGACAAATTGTTGATACCAATTCGGCCTGGATGGCTACCGAACTTAACAAGATAGGGATAAGGGTAAAACAGATCTCATCAATAAGTGACGATAAAGAACATATCCTGAAGGCATTAGCCGAAGCAGCAAGCCGGGTCAGTATCATTTTTATTACCGGTGGACTTGGCCCTACAAAAGATGATATCACCAAAAAAACATTAGCCGAATACTTTGGTGTTGAACTGATTGAAAATAAGGAAGCCTTTGCCAATGTAGAACGCATTTTTGCCAAATATAACCGCCCGTTGCTGGAGATCAACAAACAGCAGGCGCTTGTTCCTGCCAATTGCGAAGTTGTGCTTAATGAAAACGGCACTGCTCCGGGTATGTGGTTTAATCACAATGGAGTTATTTACATGTCGATGCCGGGTGTGCCATTTGAGATGATGTATATGATGGAAGGGCAGGTATTGCCTAAAATTAAGGCTACATTGAAGCTTCCCGTGATCATTCATAAAACGCTGCTAACCGTTGGCGAGGGTGAATCATTTTTGGCCGAACGGATTGCGGATATCGAAAATGATTTGCCATCGCATATTAAACTGGCCTACCTGCCCAAGTTAGGCCAGGTGCGTTTACGGTTAAGTGCTTTTGGCGAAGATGAAGCTGCTTTACAAAAAGAAGTTGATGCATTTGCCACCCGTTTTATTGAGCGCATAGGTGCGCCGTTTGTTATTGATCAGGACATCCCGCTTGAAAAAGCTATCCTTAATTTGATGGAAAGCAGGGGCCTTACTTTATCAGTAGCCGAAAGCTGTACCGGTGGTTATCTTTCGCACTTGTTTACCCAACATCCGGGGTCATCGCAGGTGTTTTTAGGTGGAGCTGTATCCTACTCATATGAGTTAAAGGAGAGTATTTTGGGCGTAAAAAACGAAACTTTGTGGCAGCATGGGGCCGTTAGCGAAGAAACCGTGAAAGAAATGGTGGAGGGTGCACTGTTAAATTTCAAGTCGGATTTGGCTGTCGCTATTACAGGCGTAGCCGGACCGGGGGGCGGTACGGAAGATAAACCCGTTGGTACTGTGTGGATTGCAGTTGCCGGAAAGCAGAAAACATACCTAAAGAAATACACATTTGGCAGCAAGCGCCGCCAAAACATTGAACGGAGTGCCGTAATGGCCCTGTCAATGTTGAATACTTTACTTATTGAAATTAAAAAGTAA
- a CDS encoding Lrp/AsnC family transcriptional regulator, giving the protein MAAELDKIDLQILKILQENGRITNLQLSNEIGLSPAPTLERVRKLENAEYIKSYHALVDEEKLGLGIKTFIQISLDFHQKNTIQTFLDEIKNIKEVTECHHVTGQCDFLLKVYVRDIKSYEQLIMEKISRITVVKTFQTMMIMSTSKKEPIVPLEY; this is encoded by the coding sequence ATGGCCGCCGAATTAGATAAAATAGACCTACAAATACTCAAGATTTTACAGGAAAACGGGAGGATAACCAACCTTCAGCTGTCTAACGAGATAGGGCTTTCGCCAGCACCTACTCTTGAACGTGTGCGTAAACTTGAGAACGCCGAATACATTAAAAGCTATCATGCGCTGGTAGATGAAGAGAAGTTAGGATTAGGAATCAAAACCTTTATCCAGATCTCGCTTGATTTTCATCAAAAAAATACCATTCAAACTTTTTTGGATGAGATCAAGAACATTAAAGAGGTAACCGAGTGCCATCACGTAACCGGTCAGTGTGATTTTCTGTTAAAGGTATACGTACGGGACATTAAATCATATGAGCAACTCATCATGGAAAAGATTAGCCGCATTACTGTGGTAAAAACATTCCAAACGATGATGATCATGTCTACCAGTAAAAAAGAGCCTATTGTGCCACTGGAGTATTAG
- the ung gene encoding uracil-DNA glycosylase — MAIALPPSWLEVLQQEFDKPYMIKLKQFLKEEQQSGQVVYPKNGEIFNAFNTTPFDDVKVVILGQDPYHGAHQAHGLSFSVQKGIAIPRSLINIYKELQNDIPGFKIPAHGNLEEWAKQGVLLLNATLTVRAGNAGSHQKRGWEEFTDEVIKTISDKKEGIVFILWGAFAQSKAVLIDEKKHFIIRSPHPSPFSADRGFFGSKPFSKTNEILKKEGKKEIDWQIH, encoded by the coding sequence ATGGCGATTGCATTACCACCATCATGGCTTGAGGTTTTACAGCAGGAATTTGACAAACCTTACATGATAAAACTTAAACAATTTTTAAAAGAAGAGCAGCAATCAGGGCAAGTTGTTTATCCTAAAAACGGCGAAATCTTCAACGCTTTCAATACTACACCTTTTGATGATGTCAAAGTAGTTATATTAGGACAGGACCCTTATCATGGTGCTCACCAGGCCCATGGTCTTTCCTTTTCAGTACAAAAGGGCATTGCTATTCCCCGATCATTGATAAACATTTACAAAGAGCTGCAAAACGATATTCCCGGATTTAAAATCCCCGCACATGGCAACCTCGAAGAATGGGCTAAACAAGGAGTGTTGTTACTGAACGCTACACTAACCGTTAGGGCGGGCAATGCAGGCTCGCATCAAAAAAGAGGTTGGGAAGAATTTACTGATGAGGTAATCAAAACCATTTCCGATAAAAAAGAAGGCATCGTGTTTATACTATGGGGAGCCTTTGCCCAATCAAAAGCTGTTTTGATTGATGAGAAGAAACATTTTATTATTCGCTCTCCGCACCCCTCGCCTTTCTCAGCCGACCGGGGTTTTTTTGGCAGCAAACCATTTTCAAAAACTAATGAGATATTGAAGAAAGAGGGGAAAAAAGAGATTGACTGGCAAATACATTGA
- the smpB gene encoding SsrA-binding protein SmpB: protein MSQDNIYIKNKKAYFEYHILDKYVAGIQLLGTEIKSIRQGKANINDAFCTFINNQLYVRNLHISEYSFGSFYNHEAKRDRILLLNKKELKKLQTRGEERGLTIVPLALFISERGFAKLEIGLAQGKKTFDKRETLKERDTKIELDRVMKR from the coding sequence ATGAGCCAGGATAACATCTATATAAAAAATAAAAAGGCCTACTTTGAGTATCATATCCTTGATAAGTATGTAGCAGGCATACAGTTGCTCGGTACCGAGATCAAGTCGATAAGGCAGGGTAAGGCAAACATTAACGACGCTTTTTGTACATTCATTAACAACCAGTTATATGTACGCAACCTGCATATCTCTGAATATTCATTCGGCTCGTTCTATAACCATGAAGCCAAGCGCGACCGGATCCTGCTGCTGAATAAAAAAGAGCTCAAAAAACTTCAAACCCGTGGCGAAGAACGTGGATTAACCATAGTTCCGTTGGCATTATTCATTAGCGAACGGGGATTTGCAAAATTGGAGATCGGTCTTGCACAGGGTAAAAAGACATTTGATAAACGCGAAACATTAAAAGAACGCGATACTAAGATAGAACTGGACAGGGTGATGAAAAGGTAA
- a CDS encoding dihydrolipoamide acetyltransferase family protein, producing MAKYQLLLPKMGESVAEATVIKWIKKPGDKVNADDAVMEIATDKVDSDVPSPVAGKLVEQLYQENDVVQVGAVIAIIETEEAETAPVVAQPEEVAPQPPEEPKIVDSTYHETVSSKEVEKTPEPELSEIQPENLSGIPGIDQLEQKSSPAAPVFKSEGRFYSPLVRNIATQEGISIGELDSIPGTGSDGRLTKDDLLNYLQAKTSSVPNTHSSAHVESFITQTAEQPVKAVDSAKEARPTPQPVVAATPDPAKTETPKVAPAEQQPAPAVSVTGSDEIIEMDRMRRLIADHMVMSKQTSPHVTSFVEADVTNLVLWREKVKNSFEKREGEKITFTPIFIEAVAKAIKDFPMINVSVNGTQIIKKAAINISMATALPSGNLIVPVIKKADELNLVGLTKAVNDLANRARNGKLLPDDVKEGTFTITNVGSFGNVMGTPIINQPQVAILAVGAIKKKPAVIETKEGDMIAIRHMMFLSLSYDHRVVDGALGGSFVRRVADYLEKWDSNREV from the coding sequence ATGGCCAAATACCAGCTGTTATTGCCAAAAATGGGGGAGAGTGTTGCTGAAGCAACCGTTATCAAATGGATAAAAAAGCCGGGTGATAAGGTGAATGCTGACGATGCTGTAATGGAAATCGCTACCGATAAAGTTGACTCGGATGTGCCTTCGCCTGTAGCCGGTAAGTTAGTTGAACAACTGTATCAGGAAAACGATGTGGTACAGGTTGGCGCAGTTATAGCGATCATTGAAACTGAAGAAGCCGAAACTGCCCCGGTAGTTGCCCAGCCTGAAGAGGTTGCGCCACAACCTCCCGAAGAACCGAAAATAGTAGACTCAACTTATCACGAAACTGTTTCGTCTAAAGAAGTTGAAAAAACTCCTGAACCGGAACTGAGCGAAATTCAGCCGGAAAATTTATCCGGCATTCCTGGTATTGATCAGCTTGAGCAAAAAAGTTCGCCTGCTGCTCCGGTATTTAAATCGGAAGGGCGTTTTTATTCGCCCCTTGTAAGAAATATTGCCACACAGGAAGGTATCAGTATCGGGGAGTTGGACAGCATCCCCGGGACGGGGTCGGATGGCCGTTTAACCAAAGACGACCTGCTGAACTATCTGCAGGCAAAAACTTCATCAGTTCCAAATACACATTCGTCAGCTCATGTTGAGTCGTTTATTACTCAAACTGCCGAACAACCTGTAAAAGCAGTCGACTCTGCTAAGGAAGCACGACCGACGCCGCAACCGGTAGTTGCTGCGACTCCGGATCCTGCAAAAACCGAAACGCCAAAAGTCGCCCCTGCTGAGCAGCAGCCTGCTCCGGCTGTTTCTGTAACCGGCAGTGATGAGATCATAGAGATGGACAGGATGCGCCGTTTGATTGCCGATCACATGGTGATGAGCAAACAAACATCGCCGCATGTTACCTCATTTGTTGAAGCCGATGTCACCAACCTGGTATTATGGCGCGAAAAAGTAAAGAACAGCTTTGAAAAACGCGAAGGTGAAAAAATAACCTTTACGCCTATATTTATTGAGGCAGTAGCGAAAGCCATCAAGGATTTCCCGATGATCAATGTATCTGTTAACGGTACCCAGATTATTAAAAAAGCTGCAATCAACATCAGTATGGCTACGGCTTTGCCAAGCGGTAACCTGATAGTGCCGGTAATTAAAAAGGCGGACGAGCTTAATCTTGTTGGTTTAACAAAGGCCGTTAATGACCTCGCGAACCGTGCGCGCAACGGTAAGTTATTGCCCGATGATGTAAAAGAAGGTACATTTACGATTACCAATGTAGGCTCGTTTGGTAACGTAATGGGTACACCAATAATCAACCAACCACAGGTTGCTATTTTAGCTGTTGGTGCTATTAAGAAAAAGCCGGCTGTTATTGAAACAAAAGAGGGCGATATGATCGCTATACGCCACATGATGTTCCTGTCATTATCATATGATCACCGCGTTGTAGATGGAGCTTTGGGCGGCTCGTTTGTAAGGCGTGTTGCCGATTATTTGGAGAAGTGGGACAGTAACAGGGAAGTATAG
- a CDS encoding putative LPS assembly protein LptD, with the protein MKFITFFFLLAIILIVNGLAANAGTVLNNGHGRRPLTDTIIKLDSLRDKKLLKGKQSGSITPLRNGKPVNSLPANDTTKKNKGGLQSEVKATAEDSTHSDREHQVTYFYGKARVTYEDFELDADYIRVDDKNHLIFARGSIDPRTHQYTRRPIMKQKTDKPVASDSLIFNYQTKKVKIYNPASEQEGNFISGGQAKKLNDDEVAYRNVIFSTCDLPYPDTHFGIVITRGIGEKKRIISGPAYLEIEGVPLPLAIPFGFFPKPDTRTSGVILPTFGEDNTLGFYLKGLGYYIGISDYVDLTTTGSIYSKGSYELSSTARYLKRYKYTGNVTLSFGSHNYGLEGDPATKDAHIYWSHVQDANANPGSTFSASVDAGTSGFFRNTPSASNYNVNSIAQSSLRSSIAYGKTWAGTPFNLSVGISHSQDIARKTVNIELPTIAFGMSSINPFDSKNRVGEQKWYQKITVSYNLVGTNKLNDIPESQLFKSETLSKRLQNGFQHTIPVSLGLNVLKYFQFNNSVNYTERWYFQSINERFERGSIAGSNQLIIDTIPGFKRAGEYSISTGISTKLYGTINFKHGNLKAIRHVATPSISFSYRPDFSDPSFGYYKTAVSTATVPYPYTYQKYSIFQNGVYGGPSAGKQAGLNFSVDNTIEAKVKAKSTDTSGTDRKITILQGLSFSTFYNFAADSMKLSDISFSGHTAIFNQKLSISFSGVFSPYVTKVSDSISNNQIVRTSRYINRYAWQDGKFPTLTGLNISMGGSLNSTKATPGNAALNTIATMNPTQAQRLALVNSDPNAYVDFNVPWNISLNYSFSYQNYLNNKTTSNTLQISGDVNLTQKWKIQYSTTYDIKAAKFASATSFSIYRDLHCWDLAFQWIPFGVYKMYNVTLKVKASILQDLKLSKKSDYNPQSSFY; encoded by the coding sequence CGTTAAGAAACGGTAAGCCGGTAAATTCTTTACCTGCAAATGATACCACTAAAAAGAATAAAGGCGGTCTGCAATCAGAAGTAAAGGCAACTGCCGAGGACTCGACCCACTCAGACCGGGAGCACCAGGTTACCTATTTTTACGGTAAGGCCCGTGTAACCTATGAAGATTTTGAGCTTGATGCAGATTATATCAGGGTTGATGATAAAAACCACCTCATATTTGCAAGGGGGAGCATTGACCCGCGTACGCACCAATATACCCGCAGGCCTATCATGAAGCAAAAAACGGATAAGCCCGTAGCATCTGATTCGCTGATTTTTAATTATCAAACAAAAAAGGTAAAGATTTATAATCCTGCATCCGAGCAGGAAGGCAACTTTATTTCGGGCGGGCAGGCAAAAAAACTCAATGATGATGAGGTTGCATACCGTAACGTTATTTTCAGTACCTGCGATTTGCCTTACCCAGATACACACTTTGGTATAGTGATTACACGTGGCATCGGCGAAAAGAAACGTATTATATCCGGGCCCGCCTACCTGGAGATTGAAGGGGTCCCCTTACCGCTTGCCATTCCTTTCGGTTTTTTCCCTAAGCCGGATACCAGGACATCAGGTGTTATTTTGCCAACTTTTGGTGAGGACAACACCCTGGGTTTCTATTTAAAAGGGCTTGGATATTATATTGGTATAAGTGATTATGTTGATTTGACTACCACCGGGTCTATCTACTCAAAAGGCTCGTATGAACTAAGCAGCACGGCACGATATCTTAAACGTTATAAATATACAGGAAACGTTACGCTAAGCTTTGGCTCTCATAACTATGGCCTTGAGGGCGACCCGGCCACTAAAGACGCGCATATTTATTGGTCGCACGTGCAGGATGCCAATGCTAACCCAGGTTCAACTTTCAGTGCTTCGGTTGACGCCGGTACTTCCGGTTTTTTTAGGAACACGCCCTCGGCGAGTAACTATAATGTTAACTCCATTGCTCAAAGTAGTTTACGCTCAAGTATCGCTTATGGTAAAACCTGGGCAGGTACACCGTTTAACTTAAGTGTAGGCATTTCACATAGCCAGGATATAGCCCGTAAAACGGTGAATATCGAGTTGCCCACCATCGCCTTCGGTATGTCGTCAATAAATCCATTCGACTCTAAAAACAGGGTTGGCGAACAAAAATGGTATCAAAAAATTACTGTTAGCTATAATTTAGTAGGTACCAACAAGCTTAACGATATACCCGAGTCTCAGTTATTTAAAAGCGAAACTTTATCAAAACGGTTACAAAATGGTTTTCAGCATACCATCCCGGTTAGTTTGGGCTTAAACGTATTAAAGTACTTTCAGTTTAATAACAGTGTTAACTATACCGAACGCTGGTATTTTCAAAGCATTAATGAAAGATTTGAAAGGGGAAGCATCGCCGGTTCAAATCAGTTAATTATCGATACAATACCTGGTTTTAAGCGTGCCGGCGAGTATAGCATCAGTACAGGTATATCAACCAAATTGTACGGTACCATAAACTTTAAACATGGTAACCTGAAAGCAATCAGGCACGTGGCAACACCCTCAATAAGTTTTAGCTATCGTCCCGACTTCAGCGACCCAAGCTTTGGCTATTACAAAACAGCTGTAAGTACAGCCACGGTGCCTTATCCGTATACCTATCAAAAATATTCTATTTTCCAGAATGGAGTTTACGGTGGGCCCTCGGCGGGTAAGCAGGCGGGCTTAAACTTTTCGGTAGATAATACGATAGAGGCGAAAGTAAAAGCGAAAAGTACGGATACATCTGGCACCGACCGAAAGATCACGATTTTACAAGGTTTGTCGTTCTCCACCTTTTATAATTTCGCGGCCGACTCAATGAAACTTTCGGATATCTCATTTTCGGGGCATACCGCTATTTTTAATCAAAAATTAAGTATAAGTTTTTCGGGAGTGTTTAGCCCGTATGTAACTAAGGTAAGCGATTCAATCTCCAATAATCAGATTGTAAGAACAAGCCGTTACATAAACAGGTATGCCTGGCAGGACGGCAAATTCCCAACTTTAACAGGTTTAAACATTTCCATGGGCGGGAGTTTGAATTCAACGAAGGCAACTCCGGGGAATGCCGCCTTGAATACTATTGCAACCATGAATCCCACCCAGGCTCAGAGATTGGCCCTGGTAAACAGCGACCCGAATGCATATGTTGACTTTAACGTGCCATGGAATATCTCGCTCAACTACAGTTTTAGCTATCAAAACTACTTAAACAACAAAACAACCAGTAATACGCTCCAGATTTCGGGCGATGTGAACCTTACGCAAAAGTGGAAGATCCAATACTCTACCACGTATGATATTAAGGCGGCTAAATTTGCAAGCGCTACCTCGTTTTCAATATACCGCGATCTGCATTGCTGGGATCTGGCTTTTCAATGGATCCCTTTCGGTGTATACAAAATGTATAACGTAACTTTAAAGGTGAAGGCTTCTATTTTGCAGGATTTGAAACTAAGCAAGAAAAGCGATTACAATCCACAATCATCTTTTTATTAA
- a CDS encoding Nramp family divalent metal transporter gives MNNTHNESLGNVHGSVTTENKNGWRKLMAFLGPAYLVSVGYMDPGNWATDIAGGSAFGYKLIWVLFVSNMIALLLQSLAARLGIVRGLDLAQASKNAYPRFVNFCLYILAQIAIIACDLAEIIGMAIGLKLLFHLPLIWGVSLTITDTVLMLYLMNKGMRKLEGFIISMIFIVGLSFLVEMFIVKPDVIEVAKGFIPGNLFKGDKISQQMLYIAIGIIGATVMPHNLYLHSSLVQTRQITRTEEGFKAAIKFNLFDTVIALNLAFFVNAAILILAASAFFRNGYFEVAEIQDAFKLLEHIFGAIAPTLFAIALIASGQSSTITGTLAGQIIMEGHINLRIEPWLRRLLTRVLAIVPAVFTILYYGEEGLGKLLILSQVVLSMQLGFAVIPLIHFTSDRKRMGKFAVNYQTRALAWASALLIVALNAKLVYEQIGDWISGNPSSIWIYAVVVPIVIGIALLLIYVFIRPLLFKHHDRPAIVPHGIANAITELDAITYSHIAITIDFSKNDTDCLRHAIMQGGKKADYTLIHVVETAGARYYGGQVLDNETQIDFNNLDKYVCALKNLGYNAQGQIGYGNPASAIAEIVKDEKIDFIVMGSHGHKALKDLIFGTTVNSVRHKVNVPVLVVKPQSN, from the coding sequence ATGAACAATACACACAACGAATCTTTAGGCAACGTACATGGATCTGTAACCACCGAAAACAAAAACGGCTGGCGTAAGCTGATGGCTTTCCTGGGCCCGGCTTACCTGGTGAGCGTAGGCTATATGGATCCGGGAAACTGGGCAACAGATATTGCCGGCGGCAGTGCTTTTGGATATAAGTTGATCTGGGTGCTGTTTGTATCCAACATGATTGCCCTCCTGCTGCAATCACTGGCAGCCCGGTTGGGGATAGTGCGCGGGCTCGACCTTGCACAGGCGTCAAAAAATGCCTATCCGCGTTTTGTAAACTTTTGCTTGTATATACTGGCACAAATAGCCATTATAGCATGCGACCTGGCCGAAATTATTGGTATGGCCATTGGTTTAAAACTGCTGTTTCATCTTCCGTTAATCTGGGGTGTATCGCTTACCATTACCGATACTGTACTGATGCTCTACCTCATGAATAAGGGTATGCGCAAACTCGAAGGCTTTATTATTTCAATGATCTTTATAGTAGGACTCTCATTTTTGGTCGAAATGTTTATTGTTAAGCCCGATGTAATAGAAGTAGCGAAGGGTTTCATTCCCGGCAACCTGTTTAAAGGGGATAAAATAAGCCAGCAAATGCTTTATATAGCTATAGGCATTATTGGTGCTACGGTAATGCCGCATAACTTATACCTGCATTCATCCCTTGTGCAAACCCGCCAAATAACCCGTACCGAAGAAGGCTTCAAAGCCGCCATTAAGTTTAATCTTTTTGATACTGTTATAGCCCTTAATCTTGCTTTTTTTGTGAATGCAGCTATTTTGATATTAGCAGCAAGCGCCTTTTTCAGGAACGGCTATTTTGAAGTAGCAGAGATCCAGGATGCATTTAAACTACTGGAGCATATTTTCGGGGCTATAGCACCTACACTATTTGCCATAGCGCTCATTGCTTCCGGCCAAAGTTCAACCATTACAGGTACACTTGCCGGGCAAATCATTATGGAAGGGCACATCAACCTGCGCATAGAGCCCTGGTTACGCCGCCTACTCACCCGGGTACTGGCTATTGTGCCGGCTGTATTTACCATTCTTTATTATGGCGAGGAGGGTTTAGGAAAGCTCCTTATTTTAAGCCAGGTTGTATTAAGCATGCAGCTGGGTTTTGCAGTGATCCCCCTCATCCATTTTACATCCGACAGGAAAAGGATGGGCAAATTTGCAGTCAATTATCAAACAAGGGCATTAGCGTGGGCAAGCGCACTATTAATTGTTGCGTTAAATGCCAAACTGGTATATGAACAAATTGGCGATTGGATAAGCGGAAATCCGTCATCAATATGGATCTATGCTGTAGTGGTTCCGATTGTTATCGGGATAGCGCTGTTACTGATCTACGTTTTTATACGGCCATTATTATTTAAACATCATGACAGACCTGCTATCGTACCACATGGTATAGCCAATGCCATTACCGAGCTCGATGCAATAACTTATAGCCATATCGCTATAACCATAGATTTTTCAAAAAACGATACCGATTGCCTGCGCCATGCTATTATGCAGGGAGGTAAAAAGGCCGATTATACATTGATCCACGTTGTTGAAACTGCCGGTGCGCGTTACTACGGTGGCCAGGTGCTGGATAATGAAACCCAAATTGATTTTAACAATCTTGACAAATACGTTTGCGCTTTAAAAAACCTTGGCTACAATGCCCAGGGACAAATTGGCTACGGCAACCCGGCCAGCGCCATTGCCGAAATTGTAAAGGACGAAAAAATTGATTTCATCGTCATGGGCTCGCACGGACACAAGGCTTTGAAAGACCTTATATTTGGCACCACTGTAAACTCTGTGAGGCATAAGGTTAATGTGCCGGTATTGGTGGTAAAGCCACAGTCAAACTAA